Within Oleidesulfovibrio alaskensis DSM 16109, the genomic segment CACATCAAATGGGTTGACTGGATCAAGGAAAAAATCGGCGTGGAAATTGAGTTTCCCATCATCGCCGATGATATGGGACAGGTTGCCTCGCGCCTCGGCATGATTCACCCCGGCAAGGGGACCAATACCGTGCGCGCCGTCTTCATAGTGGACGACAAAGGCATTGTCAGAATAATCTTTTATTACCCGCAGGAACTGGGCAGAAACATGGATGAAATTCTGCGTGCGGTGAAAGGCATGCAGGTTTCCGACGCACAGTCCGTCGCCATTCCGGCAGGATGGCCCGAAAATGAAATAGTCCGCGATCACGTTATTGTACCGCCGCCCAAAAGC encodes:
- a CDS encoding peroxiredoxin; this encodes MEEGKFVLIGDALPEMHVTTTRGPMTLPGDLKGKWFVLFSHPADYTPVCTTEFVAFQKRYDEFRKLNCELVGLSIDQVFSHIKWVDWIKEKIGVEIEFPIIADDMGQVASRLGMIHPGKGTNTVRAVFIVDDKGIVRIIFYYPQELGRNMDEILRAVKGMQVSDAQSVAIPAGWPENEIVRDHVIVPPPKSVQEAQKRLTEGHECYDWWFCHKKL